Sequence from the Streptomyces sp. R33 genome:
GTGCTCTAGCGTCGGAAGGGCGGGGGTGACCGTTGCGTGAGCCGGTCGCCCCCGGAGCGCCCGCTCCGCGCCGCCCCCGCCCGTGGTCCGGCGCACGCGCGGATCGCGTGACCGACCGAGAGAGCAGGTGCATCCGCATGCGTCCGTCGGCCCGTATCCCCAGCATCCTGGCCGGCCTGGTCCTCGCCGCCGGCGCCCTCGTCGCCGCCCCGGCCGCCACGGCCGCCCCCGCCGGCGTCCAGGACTGCGAGCAGTACATCGTGAAGCACGGCAAGCAGGTCACGGACGCCGCCGGGCAGGCCTGTTACGAGGGCACGATCGGCAACCAGACCAGCTGCGCCGCGAGCCTCCAGGAAGCCGGCCTCTCCGCGGACGTTGCGGACGGGGCCTGCCGCGCGGCTCGCTAGGGCGTCTCGGCTCCACGGCGCTACGGGGCTACGGCGGTACTGCGGTAAGGCGTCAGGGCGTCTGCAGGCGTTCGACGAGCCGGAAGCGTTCCGCGACGACCATCGTGTCGTCGGCCACCGTGAACTCCGGGTCACCGAGCACCTCGCGGATCTCCGGCCCGTGCCAGAACCGCTCGTGGGAAACGCGCCATTCGGCGACGGACGCGTATCCCTCGCCCTCGTCCAGGGCATGGCGGAGGTCCACCTCCGCGAGCGGCAGAACGCGTACGTCCGTCACCTCCAGGACGGCCACCGGACGTTCCGCGGAGTCCATGACCGCCATCCGCCCGCCCACCACCGGCAGGGGGTCGCCCGTGACCTCGTATTCGGTCAGCAATCCGGTCGTCGTGGTCTTCGCGCCGCTCAGCACGGCTGCCACCAGGCTGTCGCGCAGCGGCCCGGGGAAGGCGAACAGGGCCGGCGGGAGATCGTCGTACGTCGTCATGGGCCCACCCTAGGCCGGGCCCGCGGCGCTTGCGAGCAAGTTGTCGCGCCCCAACTAGCGTCATGTACATACCAGTTGAAACACGCCACGCAGTGGACTGGACCTTGACGCGGAGCTGTGCCTACCGCTTTGCTGTGCGTGATCATTCAGCCAACCGTCCGCCCGCGCCCGTGTCCTGGAGGGAATTCCGCGGATGTCCCCGCCTCCGCCGCCCCTCGGCCGCGCCCGCAAGCGGGACGCCCAGCTCTTCGACCCGGCCCTCTGCGACACCGAGCTGGTCGACGTGCGCACCCAGTTCACCCAGGGCCGCTGGGCCAGGGCCCGCTCCCTCCTCGTCGCCACCGGCGACGACTGGGACCGCCGCGGCCACCGCGTCGTCGTCCTCGCCGAGACCCCGGCGGCCACCGCCTGGGCCCGCGAATGGCTGCTCGCCGAACCCGACAGCGCCGACGCCGCCACCCTGCTCGCCTGCGCCGCCGTCTTCACCGCCCTGCGCCGCAAGGGCACGCCCGAGGACGCCGAACAGGCCTGCCGCCGGGCCGCCGCCCTGCTCCCCGCCGACCCCACCCCCTGGCTGGGGCTGCTCATGCTCTCCCGCGCCTTCGGCACCGAGGAGGAGTTCAGCCGCCACTTCGACCAGGTCCGGGCCCGCCACCGCGAGCACCACCACGCCCACCACCTGATGGTCGCCAGGCTGGCCGAGCACACCCCCGGCGCCGGCCACGACCCGCTCCACGAGGTCTACGACTTCGCCGCCTGGGCCGCCGAGGAGTCCCCGGCCGACTCCCCGCTCGCCGTCCTCCCCGTCATCGCCCATGCCGAGCGCTACCGGGTGCTCGCCGCCGCCGAGGGCGGCACCCCCGACGGGGCCGCCGCCCACTGGTCGAACCGCCGCGCCCGCCAGGTGCTTCGCTCCGCCTTCGACTGGTGGCTCGAATGGGAACGCGAGGACCACCCCCGCAACCGGGTCGACCTCAACTTCCTGGCCCACGCGAAGCTCTGCGAGGGCCGCCCGGCCGAGGCCGCCGCCCTCTTCCACCGCATCGGCAGCCACGCCACGCCCGCCCCCTGGTCCTATCCGGACCTCGACCCGCACCAGGCCTTCCTCGCCGCCCGCAGCGCCGCACTCGGCACGGCCTGACGCGCACCCCCGCTCGACCGCACGCCGCTCGACCGAACGCTGCTCCACGGCACCCCCGCTCCACAGCACCCCCGCTCCGCTCGACCTTCCCCGAAAGGACACCCCGCCATGGCGACGGGCAGATCCACCACGCTCAGCACCGCGCCCGAGATCCGCACCTACAAGGGCCAGGACCGCGCCCTGCGCGCCGACCGCCTCGGCACCGCCGGCCTGCTGCTCTCCGTACTGGCCGCCAGCGCACCCCTGATGGTGGTCGCAGGCGTGATGCCCACCACCTTCGGCGTCATGGGCGTCGTCGGCCAGCCGCTGCTGTTCGTGATCCTCGGCATCGTCCTCGCGCTCTTCAGCATCGGCTACGCCGAGATGAGCCGGCACGTCCACAACGCCGGCGCCTTCTACGCGTACATCGCCCGCGGCCTCGGCCCCACGGCGGGCGCCGGCGCCTCGTTCGTCGCCCTCGTCGCGTACAGCGCCATGCAGGTCGGCGTCTACGGCATCCTCGGCTTCGAGATCTCCGGCCTCTTCGCCACCTACCTGAAGACCGACGTGGCCTGGTGGATACCGGCCCTCGTCGCCGTCGCCGTGACCGGCGCGCTCGGCTGGCTCAAGATCGACCTCAACGCCCGCGTCCTCGGGGTCCTCCTCCTCATCGAGTGCGCCCTCGTCGTCGTCTTCGACATCGCCGCCCTCGGCGACCCCGGCCCCGAAGGCCTCTCGCTGCACGCCTTCGACCCCCAGACCCTCGGCGGCGCCGGGCTCGGCACGGCCCTGTGCTTCTGCATCGCCGCCTTCGTCGGCTTCGAGCAGTCCCCGGTCTACGCCGAGGAGACCAGCAAGCCCCACATCGTCGTCTCCCGCGTGATGTTCCTCGCCGTCGGCTTCGTCGCCCTCTTCTTCGCGTTCAGCGCCTGGGCCCTCACCGTCGCCACCGGCCCCTCCGAGGTCGTCAAGACCTCCGCCGAAGCCGGCCCCGGCCTGCTCTTCCAGCTCACCGAGGGCCGCCTCGGCGCCACCTTCACCGACGTCCTGCACGTCCTCTTCGTGACCGGCATGTTCGCCGCCATGCTCAGCTTCCACAACGTGGTCGCCCGCTACGCCTTCGCCATGGGCCGCGAGGGCCTGCTCCCGGCCGCCTTCGGCCGGACCAGCGCGGGCACCGGCGCCCCCGCCACCGGCTCCCTCCTGCAGACCGTCATCGCCACCCTCGTCGTCCTCGCCTTCGCCTTCACCGACGACCGGCCCGCCGGCGACCCCACCGCGCCCGTCCTGCACCTGTTCACCTGGATGGGCAGCGTCGGCGCCCTGGGCGTGACCCTGCTCATGGCCGCCGCCTCCTTCGCCGTCATCGCCTTCTTCGTCCGCCGCGGCACCGCCGGCGCCCAGGTCTGGCGGCTCGTCGCGGCCGGCGCCGCCGGAGTCGCCCTGCTCGGCATCGCCGGGTACACGGTGAAGGACTTCGGCGTCCTGGTCGGTGCCGAGCAGGGCTCCGCGCTCAGCTGGCTCCTGCCCGGGATCATCGGCGCCGCCGTCGTGGGCGGGCTGCTGTACGGGGTCGTCCTGCAGCGCAGCCGCCCCGAGGTGCACGCCCGCATCGGCCTCGGGAACGAGGCCTTTCGCCTCGACCAGGCTGCGGAGGCCGCTCCCCGCGACTGACCCCCACCGCCTCGCTTTCGAGCCCGTACGAAGCCCCCGGCGCCTGTTTCCATGGTCGCCGGGGGCTTCTGCGCGAGGAGGGCGGGTTTTGGCCATGGCCCGGGCTCATGGTCTCCTGTGTCGACAAAACCATCCGACGGCGCACAGGTGACACCACCCAGCTCCCCTGCGCGGCGGCCCGGACCTGCCTGTCCCACCCACGAAGGCGAAGTCCTACATGAGTGACCGCACCTTGACCGAGGCTCCGGCCCCGGCGTCCTCCCGCCACGTCGACGCCGGTGACGAGGGCTACAGCAAGGACCTCAAGTCCCGCCACATCAACATGATCGCGATCGGCGGGGCGATAGGCACCGGCCTGTTCCTCGGCGCCGGCGGCCGGCTCGCCAACGCGGGCCCCTCCCTCGCGATCGCCTACGCGGTGTGCGGCATCTTCGCCTTCTTCGTCGTCCGGGCCCTGGGCGAGCTCGTGCTCTACCGGCCCTCCTCCGGCGCGTTCGTCTCGTACGCGCGCGAGTTCATGGGGGAGAAGGGCGCCTACACGGCCGGCTGGCTGTACTTCCTGAACTGGTCCACGACCACCGTGGCCGACATCACGGCCGCCGCGACCTACGCGCACTTCTGGTCCATGTTCACGAGCGTCCCGCAGTGGGTCCTCGCCCTGATCGCCCTCGCCGTGGTCCTCACCGCGAACCTGATCTCGGTGAAGTACTTCGGCGAGATGGAGTTCTGGTTCTCCCTCGTCAAGGTCGCCGCCCTGGCGATCTTCCTGGTCGTCGCGATCTACCTCGTAGCCACCAGCCACGACATCGGCGGCCACACCCCGGGCCTGTCCACCATCACCGACAACGGCGGCATCTTCCCGTCCGGGGTCCTGCCGATGCTCCTGGTGGTCCAGGGCGTCGTCTTCGCGTACGCCTCCGTCGAACTGTGCGGCGTCGCCGCGGGCGAGACCGAGAACCCCGAGAAGATCATGCCGAAGGCGATCAACTCGATCATGTGGCGCGTCGGCCTCTTCTACGTCGGCTCCGTCGTCCTGCTCGCGATGCTGCTGCCGTACACCGCGTACTCCGGCGACCAGAGCCCCTTCGTCACCGTCTTCGACAAGCTCGGCATCCCCGGCACCGCCGGCATCATGAACCTGGTCGTGCTGACCGCGGCGCTCTCCAGCCTGAACTCCGGCCTCTACTCCACCGGACGCATCCTGCGCTCGATGGCCGTGTCCGGCTCCGCGCCGAAGTTCACCGGCCTCATGAACAAGGGCAAGGTCCCCTACGGGGGTGTCCTGTTCACCGCCGCCTTCGGCCTCGCCGGTGTCGGCCTGAACGCCTGGATGCCGAAGGACGCCTTCGAGCTCGTGCTGAACTTCGCCTCGCTGGGCATCCTCGGCACCTGGGCGATGGTCATGATCTGCTCGCTGTTCTTCTGGCGCCGCGCGCAGGAGGGCAGCCTCCAGCGCCCGTCCTACCGCCTGCCCTGGGCCCCGTACACGCAGATCGTCACGCTGGTGTTCTTGCTCACCGTGCTGGTCCTGATGTGGTGCGACGGCGGCGTCGGCCGCACCACGGTCCTGTGCGTCCCCGTCATCGGAGCCGCGCTCGTCGGCGGCTGGTTCCTGGTCCGCCGCCGTGTGGCGGAGATCGCCGCGAACCGCTGACGACCCCGTCGTGAACGCAGAAGGACCCCGCCCGAGGCGGGGTCCTTCTCGTCGTTTCAGGCCTTCTTGACCACGCTGGACTTCAGCTGCATGGCGCCGAAGCCCTCGATCCGGCAGTCGATGTCGTGGCCGTCCACGCCGTCGATGAGCCGGATGTTGCGCACCTTCGTGCCCGCCTTGATCCCGGACGGGCTGCCCTTGACCTTGAGCGCCTTGACCACGGTCACGCTGTCGCCGTCGCGCAGCACGTTGCCGACGACGTCCTTCACGATCCGCTCCCCGGAACCGGAGGCCTCGTCCTGCGCACCGCCCTCGGCGGGGACCCATTCGTGGCCGCACTCGGGGCACACCACGAGGGCGTTCATCTCATAGGTGTACTCACAGGAGCATTTCGGGCAAGGGGGAAGGTTCTCGATCACGCCTTCAGGGTAGCCCGCCCCGGAACGGGCCGAAGGAACCCGGGGAAGGCCCCCAACGCGAAGAACCCCACCGAAGTGGGGTTCTCGCTCTGTGTGTCCGAGGGGGGACTTGAACCCCCACGCCCGATAAAGGGCACTAGCACCTCAAGCTAGCGCGTCTGCCATTCCGCCACCCGGACAAGGTGTCTGTCTCGCGTCCCTCGCGGGCCGTTCCGACGTGGAAAACATTACCAAACATTCCGGGGTCCTCGATCACGCCCCCCGACGGCCGGGGATCGCCCTTGGGGAGAGCCGTCCCACGCGCGAGGATGGGGAGGCAGTCGGCACCGATCAGTGGGAGGAAGCAGCGTGAGCGAGTCGAGCGCGGGCAGGACCGTCTCCGGCGAGGACGAGGTCGTCGACCTCTGCCGGGACCTCATCCGGATCGACACCAGCAACTACGGAGACCACTCCGGCCCCGGCGAACGCAAGGCGGCCGAGTGGGTCGCGGAGAAGCTCGCCGAGGTCGGGCTGGAGCCGCAGATCTTCGAATCCCACAAGGGGCGCGCCTCGACCGTCGCGCGCATCGAAGGGGAGGACCCGTCGAGGCCGGCGCTGCTGATCCACGGGCACACCGACGTCGTGCCGGCGAACGCCGCCGACTGGACGTACGACCCCTTCGCCGGCGAGATCGCCGACGGCTGCGTGTGGGGCCGCGGCGCCGTCGACATGAAGGACATGGACGCGATGACGCTCGCCGTCGTGCGCGACCGGCTGCGCAGCGGCCGCAAGCCCCCGCGGGACATCGTGCTGGCCTTCCTCGCCGACGAGGAGGCGGGCGGCGTGTACGGCGCCCGGCACCTCGTGGACAAGCACCCCGGGCTGTTCGAGGGTGTCACCGAGGCGATCGGCGAGGTCGGCGGCTTCTCGTTCACCGTCAACGAGAGCCTGCGGCTGTACCTGGTGGAGACCGCCCAGAAGGGCATGCACTGGATGCGGCTCACGGTGGACGGCACCGCGGGACACGGCTCGATGACGAACAACGACAACGCCATCACGGAGCTCTGCGAGGCCGTGGGCCGGCTCGGCCGCCACCAGTGGCCGGTCAGGGTCACCAAGACCGTACGGTCCTTCCTGGACGAGCTCTCCGACGCGCTCGGCACCCCACTCGACCCGGACGACATGGACGCGACCCTGGCCAAGCTCGGCGGCATCGCCAAGATGGTCGGCGCGACGCTGCGGAACTCGGCCGCCCCGACCATGCTCGGCGCCGGCTACAAGGTGAACGTCATCCCCGGCCAGGCCACCGCGCACGTCGACGGCCGCTTCCTGCCCGGCTACGAGGACGAGTTCTTCGCCGACCTCGACCGGATCCTCGGCCCGCGCGTGAAGCGCGAGGACGTGCACGGGGACAAGGCCCTCGAGACGGACTTCGACGGGAAGCTCGTCGACGCCATGCAGGGCGCCCTCAAGGCCGAGGACCCGATCGCGCGGGCGGTCCCGTACATGCTGTCGGGCGGCACGGACGCCAAGTCCTTCGACGACCTCGGCATCCGCTGCTTCGGTTTCGCCCCGCTGCAGCTGCCGCCGGAGCTGGACTTCGCCGGGATGTTCCACGGGGTCGACGAGCGGGTGCCGGTCGACGGGCTCAAGTTCGGCGTGCGCGTGCTCGACCGATTCATTGACAACTGCTGAGAATCGGGAAGGTGTGCGTTTTCCACTGAGAAGAGTGAATGCGCTCATACGCTCGTAGCCCTGGTGATGCCTCCTCGTTACAGGTGGTGCGGTCCGCGGCTGGGACCGCATTTGCCAACTAGGAGGAACAATGTTCAAGAAGGTTGTCGCCGCTGCGGCTGCCACCGGTGGTCTGGTTCTCGCGGGTGCGGGCCTGGCCCACGCCGACGCGTCTGCCCAGGGCGCGGCCATCGGGTCCCCCGGTGTCCTGTCCGGCAACGTCGTCCAGGTCCCGGTCCACGTGCCCGTGAACGTCTGCGGTAACACCGTCAACGTCATCGGCCTGCTGAACCCGGCCTTCGGCAACACCTGCGTCAACGCCTGACGCGTCTGAAGTCTTGGGCCCCGGAGCGCATTCCAGCGCTCCGGGGCCGTCGGGCTTCAGGGCCCGGCCGTTCGTACACAGCAGGGGGATGACGACACATGCGACGCAAAGTACTGATCACCATGGCGGCCGCGGGGGGTGTACTCGCGCTGGGTGGGGGTTACGCACACGCGGACTCCGGCGCGTCCGGCCACGCCGCGAACTCTCCGGGCGTGCTGTCCGGGAACACCGTCCAGGCACCCGTGGATGCTCCGGTGAACGCCTGCGGCAACACCGTCTCGGTCGTGGGGCTGCTGAACCCGGCCTTCGGCAACCGCTGTTCGAACCACTCGGCCACGCCGGACCACCATCCCGGTCACCCGGGCGGTCCCGGCCAACCGGGCGGGCCCGAGGAGCCGGACGAGCCGTGCGACGAGGACGAGCCGAACCACCCGGGCAACCCCGGCACGCCGGGTCACCCCGGACAGCCCGGTCATCCCGGTACGCCCGGCAACCCGGGCACGCCCGGCAATCCCGGTCAGCCCGGCAACCCCGGAACTCCTGGCCACCCCGGCCAGCCCGGAAATCCGGGTACGCCTGGCAACCACGGTCAGCCCGGCACTCCGGGTACACCCGGCAACCACGGTCAGCCCGGCACTCCGGGTACGCCCGGCCTGCCCGGCGGTCCCGCCGGACCGGGTGAGGGCACTGTCACGCCCGTGACCCACCCCGGCCAGGGGGCCGGAACCGGGATCGCGCCCGCTCAGCACGCGGGGCTCGCCGCCACCGGTGCAGGGGACGTCCTCGGCCTGGCCCTCCCGCTCGCCGCCGGCTCGCTGCTGGCCGGAGCCGTGCTCTACCGGCGCGCCCGCAACGCGGCCTGACCGGCGCCCGCACGGGCACCCTTTCGACGCGGGCCCCGGCCGGGGCCCGCGTCACCAGGTCGCGCGGACCTGACGGATGATCCGCCGGCGCAGCCGCACACGACGGCTGCCGTCCCGGTACAGGGCCAGCCGGTCGAGTTCCCAGTTCCCGTACTCGGCATGGTCGGTGATCAGGCGGGTCGCCTCCTTGCGGGGCACACCGCGGGGCACGTACACGTCGACAAATTCGTATTCCGGCATCGCATCTATTGTGCGGGCAGAGCCCTGCTACGGATAGCGTCTGCACTATGTCTGATGCCGCTCTGCCCAGTGTTGCCGAGGTACGCGCCGCCGCCGAGGCGGTCAAGGCCGCGCTCGACCGTCACCTCGCCGCGGTCGAGAGCAGGATCGGGGACGAGGACCCTGCCGTCTACGCCGCTTTCAACGAACTCGCCGCCGCCGCGGAGGAGTACGACGAACTCCTCTACGACCGGTACGACGAGGTCACCCCCTTCGAGATCCCCACGCCCGAGGACGGTGTCCCGTACACCGGGCCCGCCGAGCCCGCCGCCTTCAGCGTGCTCATCCGCCGTGACTACGCCGTCGTCGAACCGCCGAGGCTGATCGCCCAGGCCGAGCGGGTCGCCGCGCACGACCGGGAGGCCGAGCTCGCCTTCGACGGGGGCACCGCCGGTGCGCTGGGCGTGCTCTTCGGGGAGTACGAGCCCGACGAGATCGCCTCCCGCTACAAGGAGTTCGGCCTGGAGGAGGGGGACTCCACGCTCTGGATCGCGGCCTCGGAGGAGGTCGCGGAGCCGGGGGAGTGGCTGGGCTCGCCCTTCGGGCACACCGATCCCCAGGACGTGCTGCACCGGTTCGACGTCAGCTCCGTCTTCGACGAGGAAGCCGACGATTTCGACGACGACGAGGAGGACGCGGACGATGCGGAGGAAGCGGGCGGCCAGGCGGCGCGGCCCGGCCTGACCCCCGCCTGATCCCGGCCCGCGCCCAGGGCACCGCGGCCCCCGACCCCGACGGGGCGGGGGCCGCGGTGCGTGCCGGTCACTCCGGCTGGTCCTGCGCCGCGGCCGCGAGGGCGCGCAGGAGGCCGGTCAGCCGGGTCGTACGCGGCTTCGGCAGGACCTCCGCGACGGCGTGCGGCAGCGCCTGGTCGACGCCGTGCACCACGGACAAGTGCCGTTCGGCCCGGCCGAACGCCGTGTACACCCAGTCCCGGGAAAGGGCCTGGGCCGCGTCACCGGGCAGGACGACGACCACGGCCGGCCAGCGCGCACCGACCGCCTGGTGCGCCGTCACCGCCCAGCCGTGCCGCACCTGCGACTCCACCTGCTCCTTCGGTACGACGATCTGCGCGCCCGCGGCGTCCAGGTGCAGCCCCTGCGCGTCGGCCGACACCACCCGGGCCGCCGCCGCCCGCCCGGGCGAGGGCACGTGGACGACGCGGTCGCCGGGGTCGAAGCCGCCGAACCGGCCGGGGCCCGGGTTCAGCCGCTCCTTGAGGGCCGCGTTCAGCGCCCGGGTGCCCGCCGAGCCGCCGTGGCCCGGGGTGATCACCTGCACGGCGTCCGCCGGGATCCCGAAGGCGCGCGGCACCGAGTCGGCCACCAGCTGCACCGCGCGGTGCACGGCCTCCCCGGCGTCGCGCACCGGGACGATGACGACCTCCTTGCCGGGGGCGTCGACCTGGTTCAGCTCCCCGATCCCGACCCCGGAGACCAGCTCGCCGATCGGGCCCGGGTCGGGCGTGCGGGAGACCAGCTGCGGGCAGGCGCGGGCCGCCAGCACATCGCCGAACACCCGCCCGGGCCCGGCGGATCCGAACACCCCGGGGTCCCCGGACAGCACGAGCCGGGCCCCGTCCGGGACGGACTCGACGAGCGCGGCGGCGGTCTCCACGTCCAGCTGCGGGGCGTCGAGGACCACGAGCA
This genomic interval carries:
- a CDS encoding DUF5703 family protein, producing MPEYEFVDVYVPRGVPRKEATRLITDHAEYGNWELDRLALYRDGSRRVRLRRRIIRQVRATW
- a CDS encoding ASCH domain-containing protein, which produces MTTYDDLPPALFAFPGPLRDSLVAAVLSGAKTTTTGLLTEYEVTGDPLPVVGGRMAVMDSAERPVAVLEVTDVRVLPLAEVDLRHALDEGEGYASVAEWRVSHERFWHGPEIREVLGDPEFTVADDTMVVAERFRLVERLQTP
- a CDS encoding M20/M25/M40 family metallo-hydrolase, whose translation is MSESSAGRTVSGEDEVVDLCRDLIRIDTSNYGDHSGPGERKAAEWVAEKLAEVGLEPQIFESHKGRASTVARIEGEDPSRPALLIHGHTDVVPANAADWTYDPFAGEIADGCVWGRGAVDMKDMDAMTLAVVRDRLRSGRKPPRDIVLAFLADEEAGGVYGARHLVDKHPGLFEGVTEAIGEVGGFSFTVNESLRLYLVETAQKGMHWMRLTVDGTAGHGSMTNNDNAITELCEAVGRLGRHQWPVRVTKTVRSFLDELSDALGTPLDPDDMDATLAKLGGIAKMVGATLRNSAAPTMLGAGYKVNVIPGQATAHVDGRFLPGYEDEFFADLDRILGPRVKREDVHGDKALETDFDGKLVDAMQGALKAEDPIARAVPYMLSGGTDAKSFDDLGIRCFGFAPLQLPPELDFAGMFHGVDERVPVDGLKFGVRVLDRFIDNC
- a CDS encoding amino acid permease, producing the protein MSDRTLTEAPAPASSRHVDAGDEGYSKDLKSRHINMIAIGGAIGTGLFLGAGGRLANAGPSLAIAYAVCGIFAFFVVRALGELVLYRPSSGAFVSYAREFMGEKGAYTAGWLYFLNWSTTTVADITAAATYAHFWSMFTSVPQWVLALIALAVVLTANLISVKYFGEMEFWFSLVKVAALAIFLVVAIYLVATSHDIGGHTPGLSTITDNGGIFPSGVLPMLLVVQGVVFAYASVELCGVAAGETENPEKIMPKAINSIMWRVGLFYVGSVVLLAMLLPYTAYSGDQSPFVTVFDKLGIPGTAGIMNLVVLTAALSSLNSGLYSTGRILRSMAVSGSAPKFTGLMNKGKVPYGGVLFTAAFGLAGVGLNAWMPKDAFELVLNFASLGILGTWAMVMICSLFFWRRAQEGSLQRPSYRLPWAPYTQIVTLVFLLTVLVLMWCDGGVGRTTVLCVPVIGAALVGGWFLVRRRVAEIAANR
- a CDS encoding APC family permease, translated to MATGRSTTLSTAPEIRTYKGQDRALRADRLGTAGLLLSVLAASAPLMVVAGVMPTTFGVMGVVGQPLLFVILGIVLALFSIGYAEMSRHVHNAGAFYAYIARGLGPTAGAGASFVALVAYSAMQVGVYGILGFEISGLFATYLKTDVAWWIPALVAVAVTGALGWLKIDLNARVLGVLLLIECALVVVFDIAALGDPGPEGLSLHAFDPQTLGGAGLGTALCFCIAAFVGFEQSPVYAEETSKPHIVVSRVMFLAVGFVALFFAFSAWALTVATGPSEVVKTSAEAGPGLLFQLTEGRLGATFTDVLHVLFVTGMFAAMLSFHNVVARYAFAMGREGLLPAAFGRTSAGTGAPATGSLLQTVIATLVVLAFAFTDDRPAGDPTAPVLHLFTWMGSVGALGVTLLMAAASFAVIAFFVRRGTAGAQVWRLVAAGAAGVALLGIAGYTVKDFGVLVGAEQGSALSWLLPGIIGAAVVGGLLYGVVLQRSRPEVHARIGLGNEAFRLDQAAEAAPRD
- a CDS encoding zinc ribbon domain-containing protein YjdM, which translates into the protein MIENLPPCPKCSCEYTYEMNALVVCPECGHEWVPAEGGAQDEASGSGERIVKDVVGNVLRDGDSVTVVKALKVKGSPSGIKAGTKVRNIRLIDGVDGHDIDCRIEGFGAMQLKSSVVKKA
- the chpH gene encoding chaplin ChpH; amino-acid sequence: MFKKVVAAAAATGGLVLAGAGLAHADASAQGAAIGSPGVLSGNVVQVPVHVPVNVCGNTVNVIGLLNPAFGNTCVNA
- a CDS encoding chaplin family protein, translated to MRRKVLITMAAAGGVLALGGGYAHADSGASGHAANSPGVLSGNTVQAPVDAPVNACGNTVSVVGLLNPAFGNRCSNHSATPDHHPGHPGGPGQPGGPEEPDEPCDEDEPNHPGNPGTPGHPGQPGHPGTPGNPGTPGNPGQPGNPGTPGHPGQPGNPGTPGNHGQPGTPGTPGNHGQPGTPGTPGLPGGPAGPGEGTVTPVTHPGQGAGTGIAPAQHAGLAATGAGDVLGLALPLAAGSLLAGAVLYRRARNAA